DNA from Brassica napus cultivar Da-Ae chromosome C4, Da-Ae, whole genome shotgun sequence:
atcggttcggtttcggttcggtttttttcggtttttcggtattttggttagtaaaatataactaccattctaaatccatatttacttcggttcggtttatataccaaaaaacataattctttattttgggatcatattatatgaattttagagtcttgttgtcaacacattcatttattaaaaaatattataaatttaaataaaaaaacaaaaataaaaaatgtttctatcatctaataaaataatcaaatctataattaaaatcaaagctcaaaattttgataataaaaataaaaaacaaaaaataaaacagaagcacgaagcacaaaaaataagttattatattctttcatatttagcgttcatcaaattcatgtttcttctattaaacacgaaactctattcgtttatagataaaaaaaattgtggagaatttccactaattgttatcatcaaatttataatttttatttcaatttagtcaatgctaaattaaaacaaaaagatcaaaagaagactaagaaaataagaagtaTGTTTGCGATGAAtcgttatttaattatagttcaagtgttttacaaatcagaactattttattactataaaaaatatggtaatagttattagcaaaaaaattaacttatgattttcatacgttgttataaaatatatacatatttacatgtttctatttttttatcggttttattcggtttattcggttttatcggttttattcggtttattcggttttatcggttatataccgaaccatatccaaatcctacggttttttaaaaatcatatccattcggtttgtatggtatataccaaatccaaaccatattatctatttcggtttggttcggttttgccATATTGAACATCCCTACAGTCCCCCTTGAAGGGTTCCTGCTTGTATTGGGTTgttgtttctttctcttttgttggAATAAGTTGCTTGCAACATTGTaatctctttaaaaaaaactgaaaaaggtataaattttaacattttaccaaaaaaaaaaaaaaaattggattttttgaGAATCATAAAAGTAGTGGATTTATTATGGCTTAAACATTTGGGCTACGATTctatttggtttggttcgattTAGTTGTATGTCCACTCCTAGAAATGTGTTATGTTATAGTATAATCTCTTAAGCCACTTCCTGACCAGAGCCTGAATAAGCCTTTTATTATACTTGTTGGCTAGGTTTCTGAGAACTTTGCGGCCGGTGAAATCCATATGCCACTGAAACGCTTGGCTTATGCGTCGAAACGGATTCGGGCTCCACCTTCCTTGTACCAAGAGGTGAAATTTATTtcattatatttgttttatgagaTAAGAAAGTGTGAAATATAACTGAGTGTATAATGTATGCAGAGAAGAGAAGatgagaataagaagaagagaaggaaggtTGAGAGAGAAGTGTGCAccattatacattaataatgaaCTCTCGATCAATATTCAATAATACTCATCTTGGGCTTCGTTCTTCTACCAACTCTGTTTAAATGTACATCTGATTAGGTTGGGTACGTATGTTGTTTATTCCTATGGACAATTCTgctaaataaactttttttaagttttggtataaaaatagactataaagaagaaaataactagaatgtttcatttaataggtaaaaataaataaataaataaatatataaaaaaatttatagttttagattatatgtttttaaattcgaacttttttataaatttttaaaattttttttttttttttaaattttattttattttattttttcaaaaaaaaatttcgtaattcgaaaatactttttgaaactatttttaaaatttttattttaaaatttttaatatttattttttattttataaaattttaaatctcaattcTCAAATCTTCattctttaactctaaaccttaaggtttggattagttaactctagggATATGAATGCATATTTAccgttttaataaaatattttggtcattttgattcttatagtctatatttgtgaccaaaacttttTTAATGCTATCGTAGGgtatttcttttataaaatatgattaaactataaaaaaaaaacttcagaaagAAAAATGGTTTTTTGCGGCATCTACACATCTACGGTTCTTTCCAATCAACCCATTTATTTTGTCCAATTTGGTTGTAATCCTTGTCCGTTTGTTGGAAGTATGCTTATGGGCAAATGCAGCATTTCGATAAATTTATTCTATTAGGTCGGTTAATTATTAACTTAATTAAATCATCAAGCTAAAAAGGGGTAAGCAGCCGAATCATTGTTCGCATTAGGCGTGGGCATATTAACCGAAACCCAAgcccgaaccgacccgaaaaattcaaaccaaaaaccgaaccgaagttaAAAAAATCCAGACCGAGTTTAGGATTGAATCAGTCCGGATATCCGTACCCGATCGATTATATCCGATACACGAACCAATTACCCGAAATACtcaaatatatattactaaCCCTAAACTTACATCTTCCATTTTCATTCATCTttccatcttctccttcttcaacaTATATGTTAAGTATATGTATTAATCACTATACTTTgcgatttttatttatgtttgattaCAAAGTTTTGTGAATTTGTTTTGTCTTTATTCTTTACACAGACATGAACTTAGACATTCATGATTATCTAGGtttgatttatgtttgattttaaagtctcttttattttgatttatgaatagatgaattttttactattttctattcaagATAATAGAAATAGAAATTACACGAAGAAAAATAATACAAGCTTGTGTTACTCAAcgtaataacaaataaaaaaaaataaaaatcttatattaaGTTGTTTAATCTTTTAACTTCAACAGTAATATTTCTGGTCTCACATGGTCAAATCAATGAGACatgaaattgttttttattatttgttacacAGTTCGGTTATACCCGAAATAACTTGAACCTAAACCTTAAAAACTCAAACTCCATTCGAAGTATAAAATAACCCGAACGGGTTCTGTACTTCTCcatccgaaaacccgaaaattTGAagtacccgatccgaacccgaacgcgTATGCCTAGTTAGCACGAAGGATCCTAGTTAGTATATTTGAGTATTTCTTACTATAATAAGAAAAAGTAAAATCTTCCAATCAAAAGAGGTAACGTGTCAGTTAATAATATATCCGCTCCACGTaagacaagagagagagagagaagagaaaaagaaatcaaattgaGAGAGAGGCGATTGGGTAAGCGATGCATATCGTCTTCTCTATCGATGATCTGACCGACTCCTTCTGGCCAGCCACCCCTCCGGTGCCGTCACCGGAGCAGACCACGGTGGACGGGATGACTCGAAGCCAATCGGAGTGGGCTTTCCAGAGGCTTCTCAAGGAGAATTCCGGTTCCGATCAAACCAACGCGATCGATCGGTTATCTCCACCGGTTCAGTCTCTTTCGACCGTTGACGAAACCGGCGACGTTGTCGAGATTCAGAAGCCGCCGCGGAATCATCAAGGGAGCCGGAAACGTGCTCCGTCGTCTGATCCAGCTGGAGTCGATGCTGATCAGTACCATGCGATTCTTAAGAGCAAGCCCGATCTTGCCTGCGCCGCCGTGTACGTCTTTTAGAATCCATCTCTTGTGATACGTAAAGAAAAAGTTAGTATTGGGGTGTTGATTGATTTGGTTTGTAAGCAGGTGGGAACTGTGGAGCCTGAAGATTCAAGTGCCTCCTCATCTGTCAATCAAAACCAATCTCAACCTCCTCAAGGTTATCATTTTAGTTTTGGCTTTTGGTTCTTGCCCTTGCCCTTTCTCTGTATCTGTCTGTTCAGTGTCCATGTTAAAGAGTATCTTGAAAGCGAACATTTTCACGAGATTTGTTTGTGAATTTCAGTACAAAATGGTGACTTGGTTGATTAACTGATAATTCTTCCAAGTATATAACTCAGGCTTTGAGGGAATGAGAATCATCCTTTTGACACTTCATATTTGTTAGTGCATTCGACTGAATCTCTACATACGTTCCAATCCATTTGGTTTATAAACACGGATGAAATGTTCTTGGGGGGTTGTGATTAATAGGGTTCTTTTGCTTGGTTTGTTGCCTTTCTTTCTCTGCATATGTCTCTTCCAGTGTCCATGTTACGAGTACCTAGAAAGCAAACATTTTCACTCAAATTGTTTGTCAATTTGAGTAGAAAATGATGACTTTGTTGATTGACTGCTAACCCTTCCAAGTATATATAGTTTCAGACTTTGAGCGACTGTGAAAATCTAAGCATTTCGTGTACGCAAGTATGAGTTTATATGAGAATCATCATGTTGCCACTCTACGTTGCTAGTGCATTCATTTGACTCTCTACAAACTTTTCATTCCATTAACTTTACACTCATGGATAAAATGTTCTTCGGGTTGTAAATAATAGGGGTTGTTTTGACTATCTTAGGCTCCGTTGTGGCACAAACCTCACCCGGTGCTTCATCTGTTAGATCTGTGCCCTCAACAAGCATTCAAAAGAAGCTAGATGTTCCAGCCAGGCAAGCTACCAGTATTTCATCACGAGATGATTCTGATGACGATGATCTTGACGGAGACGCAGATAATGGAGATCCTACTGATGTTAAGCGTGCTAGGAGGTATCTTCTGATAATCATTCTGAATCTCAAagtcgatatatatatatatatggagatACCAAAGCAGAGTCTATTCATAAACTTCTTCTTAAGGTTATCCTGATTCGCTATGTGGTAATTGCTCAGGATGCTCTCAAACCGAGAATCAGCAAGGCGGTCCAGGAGAAGAAAACAAGAACAAATGAATGAATTTGATACACAGGTTCTTGTTTTTTGTAATTGTTTCTCGGTCTCTTTCTTGCCATTCATTAATCTTATCTGTGGGGAAAAGTTTTTACATATCGTAGGTAGGGCAATTAAGAGGTGAGCATTCAACTTTACTTAGTCGTCTTAGTGACATGAATCATAAGTGTGATGCAGCTGCTGTCGACAACAGAATTCTAAGAGCTGATATCGAAACCTTGAGAACAAAggtaatacatatatatattcttcttgTGAGTTGTGACTCCATGAGTGTGACAACACCCGAGATTATGATCCTAACTAGGTTTATGGCATTGATATATAAACAAATCCTCGTGCAGGTTAAGATGGTAGAAGAAACGGTGAAAAGAGTAACAGGAGTGAACCCTTTGCATTGGGCAAGACCAAACATGGGAACACCATTGAACAACACACCAATCGATTCCTCTAGAATCCTACCGAACTCTAACCACATGTTGGAACCGGCAATCCCAAGTACTACTAATGCTGGTTTGGCATCAAACCAGAGAGTGGAGAGAGCGAATCTCTTGCTTGAACAGGTGAACCGTGAAGGCATGCAGAATCAGTTTGCTATTAATCCGAATCTGTATTAAACCCTGCCCCATTGGAACCACAAGCATTAAGTCATTGGTTAAGTCATTGGTTTTGCGATTTTTGAAAAACTCTTTTATCTTcctatttttatttgtaatttactGGGCGACTTCTAGGTACGTTGTTACTGTAAGGGTAATGTAACCCATTTATATATGATTGGAACTAATTGGAAGAATGTTAATTTTAACTGCCTGCTTTGTGGTAGTCCAAAGCTAAACGTTTTTAACGCAGCAGATGTTGAGATTGACAACACAAAAACAGAGTTGTAACAGtattaaacaaaagaaacacacaCTAGTTGTGAAGACATCATATAACTTCCACGTTTGAACTTATTAAAGGTTTAGATGTGTGTAATTTACATGTATCTGGACTAGTTAGTGTCTACTAGAATTAGAGCGAGTCGGTAGCAATATAAACAACATAGGACTCTTGTTGTTGGTTTAAGCTCAggtttgttttgtaatttggCGATTATTTCTTGCTCATAATAACCTGAAATTTAAGGAAAACGGTGGTAGAGGGAAAGGTTACCTAACCAGAACAAATACCATATCATATATAGAGGACGATGAAGTGATATTCATGATTAAAAAGCAAAAATCAAATGATTGGATGCACGGACCTAATGGAAAACATGAGAAACGTGGCGTGAGTGGTCTCAGACTTGTTCAAACATACTCAAAGGGTCTAATCATGTTACTACTCCTAAACATATATTCATATGCAAATATACATCATACACGCTCCACGATCAAGTCGacctaataaataatatattacactTGCTTTTTGAGATGAGATAAATATCTCAGTCCCAACGAGAGCATCTCAGAAATGTTAACACAATTAGCACAATATAGCTTCTACCTCTATTGAGATTTAGCACCGGACTGTAGAGCTGCTTGTACTTTGCTATGAAAGTGtgtttccaaccttttcaaGAGAAAACAACAGATTAAAATCACTTTCTTTTCATAATAGAGGAACTGAAAGGGAGAAATAAAGAGAAGTTAATACCTGGTTGCACATTTGTAGTAAATGGTATCTGGGGAGTTGTAAGTTCTACAATTGTTAAACATCCTCCTCGCATCAGCCACAAACATGTCAAGCGTCACGTAGTACTGTTCTGACTCTACTCTCTTCCCAATTGTCTTCAGATCTGTGTTCATACCAAAGTTTATAACATATTTGTACTTAAACGAGCAGTTACCTTATTAACAAATAATTTCAATCAAATCTATTTAAACTAACAGAACAAACAATAGGTCGttctcctatataaagaaacCATCTTTTGATTAAGTTGCATTCATTCGTCAGCGATTAAATTTCTTTGTAGAGACTATAATGCTTTCAAGGAACAACAACAAACGGATAACAAAATAATTCAGTGTTCAACCCAACTGTATTCTTACCAATGGGATCTTTAATGATTTCATAGTAATCAGGAACATCGAGTGGATCAACTGGCTCTTTAAAAGGCCAAGCATCAGAATGGTCTTGCATTGTCTGTTGCCAGTTACTTCAGCTTGTCAAACTAAAGAGCATGTAACTGCAATAACGTATAAAGCATTTAAGTGAAGAAGACTTATAACAACCTTCAGAAGCACGCGAATAAGTGCGTTCAACTGCTTTTGCTTTGTTACACTATCTCCAGAACCACTGAATAATTTGTAACGCGTGTGCCCCCACTGATCTGGGGTCCAACCTGCGTCCCCtgtaaaatttttcaaaattctaGTATCAGCATACTAAACTATATTTACACACCGACCACATTGAATAAAACTCTTACAGATTAAAACCTTCGCATTTTTATTGCCAATTCAGGAAGCTATATTAACCCTAAGAAGCAAATTCAAGGGAGACAAATCTATTTTCTTAAAGCAAAATTTCAGTATTACATATTAACCCAAACTTCATAGCTAACCAATGCAGCCACTAGCACAAACTGCAGTAAGACCATGGAGTAGAATCATGACTTACTTAAGCCAGGAATATCCTCAACTCTGATCTTTTTAGGACTTCCACCTTCTTTCTGCAGAAATTATCACATTTATTATACTATtagaaacatgttttttttcttcttttgctgTGACATGCAGTAATAGTAACAAAAGACACGCAACTTTTGATGTTTACCTTTTGAAATTCAGCTACTTGATACACATTCTGACAGTTCGATAACTCTCTTATCCTTTCATCAATTGCCTGGCATTATAAATAGCACAACGGGGATCAGAATCTGATGGACTTGAGGGTTTAATCACCAACTTGAAGGCTCAAGAAATGATTTCATCAGAGGTGAAGTATATTCATGGCTTACTTTTCTTTGCTGACGAATCATCTTTGACAAATTTGTATATGGAAGCTTTGGATCAATTTTGCATTCCATAAGGAGGCCACCATCATAGTCTTTAATGAACCTGGGAAAATACAAAGCTTTTTATTTGCAAGAGTAGGTTAAAAGATGTAGACAAGAATGTAAAGCCAAATTCTGGTTTCGGCATCTCTCTGATAAGCAATGATCAGCAAGGAAATAGAATGATTTTATTCTGAGGTTTGTTAGTTTAACTGAGACCACAAATATTCCATTCAGATATCAATCATAAAAAGCACAGATGTTGAGTACGGCAATGAGCAGTTTGAACATTGCTTACATACCCATGCCATACATCTTTCTCCAAGTAAATCTCTTTAGTAAAACCCTGCACAAGAAAAATAGACGGAACATATTAAATTAGTGAACAACTATAAGAAAAGGCGAAACTACAGAACTTTAGTGCCCCAGGGAGAGTAGACTAGATAGCAAAGAGtggaaacataattttttaaagagaatacaAATGATAATAAATGTCTATCTAAACCAGATGTTAATAAAGACGAACTAAGACAGAAGCAGAGAAGTTGTTCTACCAAAAGGAACATTTTGTTAgtagaaaccctaaatcatcataTGATTGTGCACACAAAAATTAAGCATGCAAACAGTGGAAACATTGTTTTTGAAGAGATACGAATGAGAATAAATGTTTATCTAAAGCAGATGACAATAAAGACGAACTAAGACAAAAGATTTAGAGAAGTTGTTTTAACAACAGgaatattttgtaaatagaaCCCCTAATGAGAGTGTATACAGAGCGGCTCAGAGCTCTGGATGAGCTAACAAATACAACTAAACAACCAAATATTAcaggaaaattaaaaaaaaactgaaaaagagCAGAGTCAAATATTGCAGAGAATATGAAAATAGACCAACCTGCTTGACAAAATAACCAACAGCATTGTTGTCAGCATAAGTAAGAAAATGCGTCAATCCATCGACATTGCGTGCATGTTCTTTCAAGTGGTTCATCAATCTGGTACCGTAACCTTTAACTTGTTCATCTGCGGTGATTGCACAAAATGCTATTTCTCCAAACCTCTGACTGAATCCCCCAGTTAAAACAGTGAAGTTAATAAGCATGCCAAGACTGTAATGACGCTACTTATGAAATTATATATCTTCTTTATTATCAACAacacacattatacatttacaGAAGACTTGATTAGAAGAGCAACAcacattaaaaaataagaaactaCTAAGTCAATATACTACTTGCTTTCAGTCTTGAGTGAGGAGCGTATTGAATAGTTCCAAGGAATATCTTAACTAATAAGAGAATCATTGTTGTAACTGTAAGAATGTTGAGAATAGTAACGCGAAGTTGGCCTTACCTGTGATATGGACGATACGTGATACCACCAACAACATGAGTGATACCATTACCACCTGCCGGAGGTCTTACGACCATGACAGACTTATGTTTCCTGTGTAAACAGCATAAGTTGCAGATATCAGATtgcttacaagttacaacaagGAATAGCTCTTGCAAGAACTAAAGCAAAAGAAAACTTCTTTATACCTATCCATGAGAAGGCGAACAATGTACTCCTTTGGCATATTAGGTAGCTGTCTTGCAAATATGTTCTTCAACCCAATCAAGCTGGAACAAAATCATTCAGACAAAATCCTCTGAAATAGATTCTTAAATTTCTGTAAGGGATTGAGAGAAGGAAGATACCACATCATATGCTCATCAACGCAATCATTAGAGTAACATACAAACTTGAGCCGATTAGCTGCTTCCTAAACACAGATATGgccaaagttaaaaaaaaaaactttactaTAAAACAATGATAAAAGCATAAAGTGATAAAAGCTACACCTCTCTTCTCAAAGCCTCTTCTCTTGCAATGTACGCCCCGCAGTTCTGTACATCATCATCCGTCGATATCTTAGCTGACTCATCCTTGGGCACAATCCCCGATACCGAGCTCACGCCAGCTGTCCCAGTCCCAGCCTCAAGCTTCACCGTCGAGATCTCCGTCTTAATCTTAGTGTTCCGACTCGAACCGTTGGCTCCTGAGCTTGGATCGAGCCTAGCGGCGGTGAATGTGCGGATCGAAGAGTCCTGATCAGGTTCGGGAGCGAAGTCTTCCTCGTCGTCGTCCACGACGGCGTCCTCTGATTCCTCGGGGTCTGACTCGGAATTGGCTCCCCGAGCGGAGATGCTCTCGAGGTCGTCGTTGGAGGAAGGAGGGAAGGAAGCGGAGGGAGGGGGGTGGTCTTCAGACGCGGCAGCGTTTGCTGCGGTTGTGGCGGCGAGTTTGCGTTTGTGGAGGGAAGATGAGACGGAGGCGGAGGCGGAGGCGGAGTGGGAAGGGGAGGGAGTTTGAGAGTTGCGAGAACGATTGGCTGCGTTGAGGTGTGAAGAGTGAGAGTCCATTGTAGCGTAGTAGCAGAGGAAATCGAGACGGTTAGGGTTTCTTTTGGGATTGGTGGTgagaagacgacgacgacgacgacgtcGAACggaatatttttgttaatataaagATGATGTTTTGGTTTAACCACTGGTAGACCGGTCGGTTAGTTATAAACCTTTGCAATTTTGCAATTACTTGGGGTTTTGATTATTATGATTGGTAGTGCACATGTGGTTGGTTAATTCTAAACGATTTAGCGACgtatatcatcatcatcagtgaTGTTATAGAATTATATCATACAGTGATATAATTCTAGATGAAATACAACTTTATTTATGTTAATGAATTCGTTTAACAATCACCTAGATGTTAAACATTAGGTTTTTGGCAGGCGGACCTGAGATTTTCGGAGCATTATTCAAAATAAAGATAAACTTAGTTTTGATAATAAAAACCAACACCGTAAAAACTatagaacaagaaaaaaagaagaacaatctAAACATAATGTATCTTCAAAATACAGtacaatagttctaaaaaaacacaacaacagTTCTTTgattctgaaaaataaatattcctgCTTTTTCAATTTGCCTTTGCACCTAAGATTACATATATTAACGAAAAATTTCACacattttgaatttataattgcATCTAAAGACACATCTTGCATGTTACACACATTCTTTATATGTTTTGTCTATTCTACCTTTTTATTTAGTTGaggatatatttttattttgttttaactaaACAAAGTCATTTCCACCACGCATCATTTGTGTTTTCTCTCTCATGTTtccagttttaaaataattatcacCCATAAACTCCAAAAATCTATCTTTCTTTCCAAtctcatatttatttttctcagatttatctcttttgatttgattttttagcTGGTTGATCGTATTAAAAACCTGAGACCACCGAGCCTCTCGACAAAACGAAGCCGTAGCTTCTGCCACGCTTCAAACAGAGCTTGGACACGTCTATAAGTGTTGTGAGAAACTTCACTTAAATCACTTTTCTCCATTTTCGGATAGAATTTTGACTCGATCTCTTAGCTcgtttattttatcaaaaatatgaaaccaTAACCATGTTCCTCTCCACAAAACGAATCCATAGCCACCAACCACACCTCAAACAGAGCTCGGGCGTAGCTGTAATCACCATGAGAAGCTTCGTCAAAACCATGAGAAACATCGCCGGAATTGCTGGATTTGTTTATAATCTGGTTTACAATTTTGGAGATTAGCACAAATCAAAACCTATGGATTTGTCTTTGGAGAAGAGGAAAATGAAGAGGTGCTGGagtaaagagaagaagaaaatgttgGTTATAGATGGATGGATGATGCAAGTTGTGGATGGACGACTCGTGGATGGACAATACGTAAACGAGTCGTGGATAGATAATTTGTGGATAGATATGCAGAGAAAATGTAAACACATCCATATGTAAACGACAAACAGAAATTTATTCATAATTACATTAGCGACGTATGTTCGACTTATCCGTCCACAATAGTTGTGTCCACATAATTCGT
Protein-coding regions in this window:
- the LOC106365767 gene encoding histone acetyltransferase GCN5-like produces the protein MDSHSSHLNAANRSRNSQTPSPSHSASASASVSSSLHKRKLAATTAANAAASEDHPPPSASFPPSSNDDLESISARGANSESDPEESEDAVVDDDEEDFAPEPDQDSSIRTFTAARLDPSSGANGSSRNTKIKTEISTVKLEAGTGTAGVSSVSGIVPKDESAKISTDDDVQNCGAYIAREEALRREEAANRLKFVCYSNDCVDEHMMCLIGLKNIFARQLPNMPKEYIVRLLMDRKHKSVMVVRPPAGGNGITHVVGGITYRPYHSQRFGEIAFCAITADEQVKGYGTRLMNHLKEHARNVDGLTHFLTYADNNAVGYFVKQGFTKEIYLEKDVWHGFIKDYDGGLLMECKIDPKLPYTNLSKMIRQQRKAIDERIRELSNCQNVYQVAEFQKKEGGSPKKIRVEDIPGLRDAGWTPDQWGHTRYKLFSGSGDSVTKQKQLNALIRVLLKTMQDHSDAWPFKEPVDPLDVPDYYEIIKDPIDLKTIGKRVESEQYYVTLDMFVADARRMFNNCRTYNSPDTIYYKCATRLETHFHSKVQAALQSGAKSQ